The genomic stretch AAATTTTCAAAGGCATTATGATAGATTAACAGTAAATTTTGGAGTAGCGCCATTATGGTGTGGGGCAGTAAAAGAATCAATAAATATAGGAGGAAGAATTAATGTATTTACAAAAGAGAAATCACATTGGCAATATCAATGGTGGGATATAAGAAATGAAGAAGAGATAAAAAATAGTATGGCAGAAATACTAGAATTAATTCAGAATGGCTTATATAAATGGTTTAAAGAAAAAGAAAGTGAAGAAAATATATTAGAAAGTTTAAAAGAAGCATATTTTGATAAAGTCCATGAATATATGTTTTTAGCAACATCAATGGCAAAGTTTAAAAAATATGATGAAATACTACCGTATATTGAAAAAGTAAAAGAAGAATACAATAAATTTGATAAAGAGAAAAAAACTTGGGAATGGGTTCAAGAATTGTATAGTGAATTATTACTACTAGAAAAAAAAGTAAAAGAAGGTCATAAAGCAATAGATGAATATATAGTAGAGAGAGAAAAACAATCATTGAAAGAGATGGGTTTAGAAAAATTGATTAAAGAATAAATTTTTTATAGATAGCCTAAGTTAAAGCTTGGGCTATTTGTTAAGGGGTTTATTGTAGAAAATATAAAAACAGGGGAAATTTGGGTAATAGACAGTAAACAAATAGCAAAATCAAAAACTTTTGAAGCAGGAGCAATGAAGATNNNNNNNNNNNNNNNNNNNNNNNNNNNNNNNNNNNNNNNNNNNNNNNNNNNNNNNNNNNNNNNNNNNNNNNNNNNNNNNNNNNNNNNNNNNNNNNNNNNNNNNNNNNNNNNNNNNNNNNNNNNNNNNNNNNNNNNNNNNNNNNNNNNNNNNNNNNNNNNNNNNNNNNNNNNNNNNNNNNNNNNNNNNNNNNNNNNNNNNNNNNNNNNNNNNNNNNNNNNNNNNNNNNNNNNNNNNNNNNNNNNNNNNNNNNNNNNNNNNNNNNNNNNNNNNNNNNNNNNNNNNNNNNNNNNNNNNNNNNNNNNNNNNNNNNNNNNNNNNNNNNNNNNNNNNNNNNNNNNNNNNNNNNNNNNNNNNNNNNNNNNNNNNNNNNNNNNNNNNNNNNNNNNNNNNNNNNNNNNNNNNNNNNNNNNNNNNNNNNNNNNNNNNNNNNNNNNNNNNNNNNNNNNNNNNNNNNNNNNNNNNNNNNNNNNNNNNNNNNNNNNNNNNNNNNNNNNNNNNNNNNNNNNNNNNNNNNNNNNNNNNNNNNNNNNNNNNNNNNNNNNNNNNNNNNNNNNNNNNNNNNNNNNNNNNNNNNNNNNNNNNNNNNNNNNNNNNNNNNNNNNNNNNNNNNNNNNNNNNNNNNNNNNNNNNNNNNNNNNNNNNNNNNNNNNNNNNNNNNNNNNNNNNNNNNNNNNNNNNNNNNNNNNNNNNNNNNNNNNNNNNNNNNNNNNNNNNNNNNNNNNNNNNNNNNNNNNNNNNNNNNNNNNNNNNNNNNNNNNNNNNNNNNNNNNNNNNNNNNNNNNNNNNNNNNNNNNNNNNNNNNNNNNNNNNNNNNNNNNNNNNNNNNNNNNNNNNNNNNNNNNNNNNNNNNNNNNNNNNNNNNNNNNNNNNNNNNNNNNNNNNNNNNNNNNNNNNNNNNNNNNNNNNNNNNNNNNNNNNNNNNNNNNNNNNNNNNNNNNNNNNNNNNNNNNNNNNNNNNNNNNNNNNNNNNNNNNNNNNNNNNNNNNNNNNNNNNNNNNNNNNNNNNNNNNNNNNNNNNNNNNNNNNNNNNNNNNNNNNNNNNNNNNNNNNNNNNNNNNNNNNNNNNNNNNNNNNNNNNNNNNNNNNNNNNNNNNNNNNNNNNNNNNNNNNNNNNNNNNNNNNNNNNNNNNNNNNNNNNNNNNNNNNNNNNNNNNNNNNNNNNNNNNNNNNNNNNNNNNNNNNNNNNNNNNNNNNNNNNNNNNNNNNNNNNNNNNNNNNNNNNNNNNNNNNNNNNNNNNNNNNNNNNNNNNNNNNNNNNNNNNNNNNNNNNNNNNNNNNNNNNNNNNNNNNNNNNNNNNNNNNNNNNNNNNNNNNNNNNNNNNNNNNNNNNNNNNNNNNNNNNNNNNNNNNNNNNNNNNNNNNNNNNNNNNNNNNNNNNNNNNNNNNNNNNNNNNNNNNNNNNNNNNNNNNNNNNNNNNNNNNNNNNNNNNNNNNNNNNNNNNNNNNNNNNNNNNNNNNNNNNNNNNNNNNNNNNNNNNNNNNNNNNNNNNNNNNNNNNNNNNNNNNNNNNNNNNNNNNNNNNNNNNNNNNNNNNNNNNNNNNNNNNNNNNNNNNNNNNNNNNNNNNNNNNNNNNNNNNNNNNNNNNNNNNNNNNNNNNNNNNNNNNNNNNNNNNNNNNNNNNNNNNNNNNNNNNNNNNNNNNNNNNNNNNNNNNNNNNNNNNNNNNNNNNNNNNNNNNNNNNNNNNNNNNNNNNNNNNNNNNNNNNNNNNNNNNNNNNNNNNNNNNNNNNNNNNNNNNNNNNNNNNNNNNNNNNNNNNNNNNNNNNNNNNNNNNNNNNNNNNNNNNNNNNNNNNNNNNNNNNNNNNNNNNNNNNNNNNNNNNNNNNNNNNNNNNNNNNNNNNNNNNNNNNNNNNNNNNNNNNNNNNNNNNNNNNNNNNNNNNNNNNNNNNNNNNNNNNNNNNNNNNNNNNNNNNNNNNNNNNNNNNNNNNNNNNNNNNNNNNNNNNNNNNNNNNNNNNNNNNNNNNNNNNNNNNNNNNNNNNNNNNNNNNNNNNNNNNNNNNNNNNNNNNNNNNNNNNNNNNNNNNNNNNNNNNNNNNNNNNNNNNNNNNNNNNNNNNNNNNNNNNNNNNNNNNNNNNNNNNNNNNNNNNNNNNNNNNNNNNNNNNNNNNNNNNNNNNNNNNNNNNNNNNNNNNNNNNNNNNNNNNNNNNNNNNNNNNNNNNNNNNNNNNNNNNNNNNNNNNNNNNNNNNNNNNNNNNNNNNNNNNNNNNNNNNNNNNNNNNNNNNNNNNNNNNNNNNNNNNNNNNNNNNNNNNNNNNNNNNNNNNNNNNNNNNNNNNNNNNNNNNNNNNNNNNAGAAGAAGAGGAAGGATATTTTATATAAAGGAAGTACCTTGGATATTCCAATAGAAGTATAAATTATTAAATTTTTTATAGATAGCCTAAGTTAAGACTTGGGCTATTTGTTAAGGAATGTATTAATGATATATGTATATTCAATAAACTAGCTAGATTAGGCTTAAAAACAAATTATATAAATAGATATAGCTTTTTAAAGTGAAAAAACTGCAATCAAATCTGAAATAGATTAATTGCAGTTTTTTTATTAAAACCATTTTCTTTTTTTAAAATAAAAAATCATACACATAACAAGAGTTGCCATAGTTCCTAAAACAAAAAAATAACTATATCTCCAATTAAGCTCAGGCATAAATTTAAAATTCATTCCATAAAGTCCAGATATAAAAGTAAGAGGCATAAATATTGTAGAAATAATAGCCAGTGTTTTCATAACTTCATTCATTGTATTACTAAGAGTTGAGTGATAGAGTTGAACAAGCTCAGTTACTCTGTTATTTAACATTTCGACA from Fusobacterium russii ATCC 25533 encodes the following:
- a CDS encoding DUF4304 domain-containing protein, with amino-acid sequence MEELSTKEFNEIYKKYFREYFDKPLKKDGYYKKGTITFYKINKMMMIETINFQRHYDRLTVNFGVAPLWCGAVKESINIGGRINVFTKEKSHWQYQWWDIRNEEEIKNSMAEILELIQNGLYKWFKEKESEENILESLKEAYFDKVHEYMFLATSMAKFKKYDEILPYIEKVKEEYNKFDKEKKTWEWVQELYSELLLLEKKVKEGHKAIDEYIVEREKQSLKEMGLEKLIKE